In Streptomyces sp. 840.1, one DNA window encodes the following:
- a CDS encoding diaminobutyrate--2-oxoglutarate transaminase family protein, giving the protein MAVTEPAPAAPPAAYEGILRRQAMRESAARTYARSLPIVPVRARGLTIEGADGRRYLDCLSGAGTLALGHNHPVVLEAIKKVLDSGAPLHVLDLATPVKDAFTTELFATLPREFADNARIQFCGPAGTDAVEAAFKLVRAATGRSGLLAFTGAYHGMTAGALAASGGAEDVRVTRLPFPQDYRCPFGIGGERGARIAARWTETVLDDPKSGTPAPAGMILEPVQGEGGVNPAPDGWLRRMRDITEARSIPLIADEVQTGVGRTGAFWAVEHSGVVPDVMVLSKAIGGSLPLAVIVYRSELDTWKPGAHAGTFRGNQLAMAAGTATLAHVRENRLAERAATLGARMLASLRALASHHPCIGDVRGRGLMIGVELVDPEAAPVDGGSEAPPDPLLALAVQQECLRRGLIVELGGRHSTVVRLLPPLTLTDEQATAVVDRLADAMAAAERSPHRRTPTGSIR; this is encoded by the coding sequence GTGGCCGTGACCGAACCAGCTCCGGCGGCACCGCCCGCGGCGTACGAGGGAATCCTGCGCCGCCAGGCAATGCGCGAATCGGCCGCCCGCACCTACGCCAGGTCGCTGCCGATCGTCCCGGTACGTGCCCGCGGGCTGACCATCGAGGGCGCTGACGGCCGACGCTACCTCGACTGCCTTTCCGGAGCCGGGACGTTGGCCCTCGGGCACAACCACCCGGTCGTCCTGGAGGCGATCAAGAAGGTCCTGGATTCGGGCGCACCCCTGCATGTGCTCGACCTGGCCACCCCGGTCAAGGACGCGTTCACCACGGAGCTGTTCGCCACGCTGCCGCGTGAGTTCGCGGACAACGCGCGGATCCAGTTCTGCGGGCCGGCCGGTACGGACGCCGTGGAGGCGGCGTTCAAACTGGTCCGCGCCGCCACCGGTCGCAGCGGTCTGCTCGCCTTCACCGGCGCGTACCACGGCATGACGGCGGGTGCGCTCGCGGCGTCCGGTGGCGCCGAGGACGTTCGGGTGACCCGCCTCCCGTTCCCGCAGGACTACCGCTGCCCCTTCGGGATCGGCGGCGAGCGCGGCGCACGGATCGCGGCACGGTGGACCGAGACGGTGCTGGACGACCCCAAGAGCGGAACACCAGCGCCGGCCGGAATGATCCTCGAACCCGTACAGGGGGAGGGCGGCGTCAACCCCGCCCCGGACGGCTGGCTGCGCCGGATGCGGGACATCACCGAGGCACGGTCCATCCCCCTGATCGCTGATGAGGTCCAGACCGGCGTCGGCAGGACCGGTGCCTTCTGGGCCGTCGAACACAGCGGGGTCGTTCCCGATGTGATGGTGCTGTCCAAGGCCATCGGCGGCTCCCTCCCGCTCGCCGTCATCGTCTACCGCTCCGAACTGGACACCTGGAAGCCCGGCGCCCACGCGGGGACCTTCCGGGGCAACCAGCTCGCCATGGCGGCGGGCACGGCCACCCTCGCCCACGTCCGGGAGAACCGGCTGGCCGAACGGGCCGCGACCCTCGGCGCCAGGATGCTGGCCTCCCTGCGCGCACTCGCCTCGCACCACCCGTGCATCGGCGACGTCCGGGGCCGGGGCCTGATGATCGGTGTGGAGCTCGTCGACCCCGAGGCCGCCCCGGTGGACGGAGGGAGCGAGGCCCCGCCCGACCCCCTACTCGCCCTCGCCGTACAGCAGGAGTGCCTGCGACGAGGCCTCATCGTCGAACTGGGCGGCCGTCACTCCACGGTCGTGCGTCTGCTACCTCCTCTCACGCTCACCGACGAACAGGCAACCGCGGTCGTCGACCGCCTCGCCGATGCCATGGCAGCAGCGGAGCGCTCACCGCACCGACGGACCCCGACCGGGTCGATCCGCTGA
- the hflX gene encoding GTPase HflX, whose product MTSSSSLPQDAQDAQSATENVTESLTEPLRADALMEEDVAWSHEIDGERDGEQLDRSERAALRRVAGLSTELEDVTEVEYRQLRLERVVLVGVWTSGTVHDAEISLAELAALAETAGAQVLDAVFQRRDKPDAATYIGSGKALELRDIVLETGADTVVCDGELSPGQLIHLEDVVKVKVVDRTALILDIFAQHAKSREGKAQVSLAQMQYMLPRLRGWGASLSRQMGGGGSSGGGGMATRGPGETKIETDRRRIREKMAKMRREIAEMKTGREIKRQERKRNKVPSVAIAGYTNAGKSSLLNRLTGAGVLVENSLFATLDPTVRRAETPSGRVYTLADTVGFVRHLPHHLVEAFRSTMEEVGESDLILHVVDGSHPVPEEQLAAVREVIREVGAVDVPEIVVINKADAADPLVLQRLLRIEKHAIAVSARTGAGIDELLALIDAELPRPSVEIEALVPYTQGAVVSRVHAEGEVISEEHTQEGTLLKALVHEELAAELSTFVPAVH is encoded by the coding sequence ATGACCTCCTCTTCTTCCCTTCCCCAGGACGCGCAGGATGCGCAGAGCGCCACGGAGAACGTGACCGAGAGCCTCACCGAGCCCCTTCGGGCCGACGCCCTGATGGAAGAGGACGTCGCCTGGAGCCACGAGATCGACGGAGAGCGCGACGGCGAACAGCTCGACCGCTCCGAGCGCGCCGCGCTGCGGCGAGTGGCGGGCCTCTCCACCGAGCTCGAGGACGTCACCGAGGTCGAGTACCGGCAGCTGCGCCTCGAGCGTGTGGTGCTGGTCGGTGTCTGGACCTCGGGCACCGTGCACGACGCGGAGATCTCGCTCGCAGAGCTCGCGGCCCTGGCCGAGACGGCCGGAGCCCAGGTGCTCGACGCGGTCTTCCAGCGTCGCGACAAGCCCGACGCGGCCACGTACATCGGTTCCGGCAAGGCCCTGGAGCTGCGCGACATCGTCCTCGAAACCGGGGCCGACACCGTCGTCTGTGACGGTGAGCTCAGCCCCGGCCAGCTGATCCACCTGGAAGATGTCGTCAAGGTCAAGGTGGTCGACCGGACCGCCCTGATTCTCGACATCTTCGCCCAGCACGCCAAGTCCCGAGAGGGCAAGGCGCAGGTCTCGCTGGCGCAGATGCAGTACATGCTGCCCAGGCTGCGCGGCTGGGGCGCCTCGCTGTCCCGTCAGATGGGCGGTGGCGGTTCCAGCGGCGGTGGCGGAATGGCGACCCGTGGCCCCGGTGAGACCAAGATCGAGACGGACCGGCGCCGGATCCGCGAGAAGATGGCGAAGATGCGCCGGGAGATCGCGGAGATGAAGACGGGCCGCGAGATCAAGCGCCAGGAGCGCAAGCGCAACAAGGTGCCTTCGGTCGCCATCGCGGGCTACACCAACGCCGGCAAGTCCTCCCTCCTGAACCGGCTGACCGGTGCGGGCGTGCTGGTGGAGAACTCCCTGTTCGCCACCCTCGACCCGACCGTGCGCCGGGCCGAGACGCCGAGCGGCCGGGTCTACACGCTGGCCGACACCGTCGGGTTCGTACGGCATCTGCCGCACCACCTGGTCGAGGCGTTCCGTTCCACCATGGAGGAGGTCGGTGAGTCCGACCTGATCCTGCACGTGGTGGACGGCTCGCACCCGGTGCCGGAGGAGCAGCTGGCCGCAGTGCGCGAAGTGATCCGCGAGGTGGGCGCGGTGGACGTGCCCGAGATCGTGGTGATCAACAAGGCGGACGCCGCAGACCCGCTGGTGCTCCAGCGGCTGCTGCGCATCGAGAAGCACGCGATCGCGGTATCGGCCCGGACCGGCGCCGGCATCGACGAGCTGCTCGCGCTCATCGACGCCGAACTGCCGCGCCCCTCGGTCGAGATCGAGGCGCTCGTTCCGTACACCCAGGGCGCAGTCGTCTCCCGGGTGCACGCCGAGGGCGAGGTGATCTCCGAGGAGCACACTCAGGAGGGCACCCTGCTCAAGGCGCTGGTGCACGAGGAACTGGCTGCGGAGCTCTCCACGTTCGTACCCGCGGTGCACTGA
- a CDS encoding GNAT family N-acetyltransferase: MPPADAHAEPGTGPAPRAGTGAGKTRDPQLTDELHAFLAREISGAPRTTAGWGPATTAAGLFQLVPVRLERDLAVISRWMNDPAVAAFWELAGAETVTADHLRSQLDGDGRSLPCLGVLSGVPMSYWEIYRADLDPLARHYPARPHDTGIHLLLGEADDRGRGVGATLLRAACDLVLDNRPLCTRVVAEPDLRNTPSVSAFLNAGFRFSAEVELPQKRAALMIRDRAHRALL, translated from the coding sequence GTGCCTCCCGCCGATGCGCACGCCGAACCCGGTACCGGCCCAGCCCCCAGGGCCGGTACGGGTGCCGGGAAAACCCGGGATCCACAGCTCACCGATGAACTCCACGCCTTCCTGGCGCGGGAGATATCCGGCGCGCCCCGCACCACGGCCGGATGGGGACCCGCCACCACGGCGGCCGGTCTGTTCCAGCTCGTCCCCGTGCGACTGGAGCGCGACCTCGCGGTGATCAGCCGCTGGATGAACGACCCTGCCGTCGCGGCCTTCTGGGAACTCGCCGGAGCCGAAACCGTCACGGCGGACCACCTGAGGTCCCAGCTCGACGGCGACGGACGCAGCCTCCCCTGTCTGGGGGTGCTGTCAGGCGTCCCCATGAGCTACTGGGAGATCTACCGCGCCGACCTCGACCCGTTGGCCCGTCACTATCCGGCCCGCCCGCACGACACCGGAATCCATCTCCTCCTCGGTGAAGCCGACGACCGAGGACGCGGAGTCGGCGCCACGCTGCTCCGGGCCGCCTGCGACCTCGTACTCGACAACCGCCCGCTGTGCACGCGAGTCGTCGCCGAACCGGACCTTCGTAACACCCCTTCCGTCTCCGCCTTCCTCAACGCCGGATTCCGCTTCTCCGCGGAGGTGGAACTCCCCCAGAAGCGGGCCGCGTTGATGATCCGCGACCGAGCCCACCGTGCCCTGCTGTGA
- a CDS encoding IucA/IucC family siderophore biosynthesis protein, with the protein MNPTPAPEADGPPSAHHRGETATAGHLAVEPPTVPRQMEKPHGHWHASRATPACPAPAADPLDHPDPLQAADAAGIENLLRCWVRECDLPRPDGETLRIPLPASGTALLVPVRHWSATGWHRFGAPVLAQAPDAAPTADAVTVAALLGREADHNEGADMVGRVADSVRRTAVFIETRRRRPTAPAEADLFLGAEQSLLLGHPLHPSPKSREGLSDSEARLYSPELHGSFPLHWMAVDRSVLAADSAWTDQGRPVPATELVARHAKGLRFPEHTAPIPLHPWQARELANRPEVAALLDAGLVHDLGPYGERWHPTSSVRTVQRPGVDTMLKLSLGLRITNSRRENLRKELHRGVEVHRLLRSGLATQLHLAHPGFDIVRDPAWLAVDSPDGEPVHGFDVMLRHNPFGRHDDAVCVAGLTAPRPWPDRAGMHSRLADIVCRLAAATGRTTTAVAAEWFLRYLDRVVRPVLWLDAHAGVALEAHQQNTLVVLDAEGWPVGGRYRDNQGYYFRESHRAALERRLPGIGSVSDTFVSDPVTDERFAYYLGINNVFGLIGAFGAQQLADEQMLLAAFRRFLAAATGLGSPLPAHLLETPRLRCKANMLTRLHGLDELVGPVDTQSVYVTVANPLRG; encoded by the coding sequence GTGAACCCCACCCCCGCGCCCGAGGCCGACGGCCCTCCCTCCGCCCACCACCGAGGAGAGACCGCAACAGCCGGTCACCTCGCCGTCGAGCCGCCCACCGTGCCGCGCCAGATGGAGAAGCCGCACGGTCACTGGCACGCCTCCAGGGCAACGCCCGCCTGCCCGGCACCGGCCGCCGACCCCCTGGACCACCCGGACCCGCTCCAGGCAGCGGACGCCGCCGGCATCGAGAACCTGCTGCGCTGCTGGGTCCGCGAATGCGACCTGCCCCGCCCCGACGGGGAGACCCTCCGCATCCCGCTGCCCGCAAGCGGCACCGCCCTCCTCGTCCCCGTCCGCCACTGGTCCGCCACGGGCTGGCACCGCTTCGGCGCACCCGTCCTGGCGCAGGCCCCCGACGCGGCGCCCACAGCCGACGCCGTCACCGTCGCCGCACTCCTCGGCCGCGAGGCCGACCACAACGAGGGCGCGGACATGGTGGGCCGGGTGGCCGACTCGGTACGGCGAACCGCCGTGTTCATCGAGACACGACGCCGCCGTCCAACGGCACCCGCCGAGGCCGACCTCTTCCTCGGCGCGGAGCAGTCACTGCTCCTGGGGCACCCGCTGCACCCCTCTCCCAAGAGCCGCGAAGGCCTCTCCGACTCCGAAGCACGCCTCTACTCACCCGAGTTGCACGGCTCCTTCCCCCTCCACTGGATGGCCGTCGACCGGTCCGTACTGGCAGCGGACTCCGCATGGACCGACCAGGGCCGTCCGGTACCGGCGACGGAACTCGTGGCCCGGCACGCCAAGGGGCTGCGATTCCCCGAGCACACCGCGCCGATCCCACTGCACCCCTGGCAGGCCAGGGAGCTGGCGAACCGGCCCGAGGTCGCCGCCCTCCTCGACGCCGGACTCGTGCACGACCTGGGTCCGTACGGAGAGCGCTGGCACCCCACCTCCTCGGTGCGCACCGTGCAGCGGCCCGGCGTCGACACCATGCTGAAACTCTCCCTCGGCCTGCGCATCACCAACTCCCGCCGTGAGAACCTCCGCAAGGAACTCCACCGGGGGGTGGAGGTCCACCGTCTGCTGCGCAGCGGGCTCGCCACCCAGTTGCACCTGGCCCACCCCGGCTTCGACATCGTCCGGGACCCGGCATGGCTCGCGGTCGACTCCCCGGACGGCGAGCCCGTCCACGGCTTCGACGTCATGCTGCGCCACAACCCGTTCGGCCGGCACGACGACGCGGTCTGCGTCGCCGGACTCACCGCGCCGCGCCCCTGGCCGGACCGGGCGGGCATGCACTCACGCCTCGCGGACATCGTCTGCCGCCTCGCCGCCGCCACCGGACGGACCACGACCGCCGTCGCCGCCGAGTGGTTCCTGCGCTACCTCGACCGCGTTGTCCGGCCGGTGCTCTGGCTCGACGCGCACGCAGGGGTCGCACTCGAAGCCCATCAGCAGAACACCCTGGTGGTACTCGACGCCGAAGGCTGGCCGGTCGGTGGCCGCTACCGCGACAATCAGGGCTACTACTTCCGTGAGTCGCACCGCGCGGCCCTTGAGCGCCGGCTCCCCGGCATCGGATCGGTCAGCGACACCTTCGTCTCCGACCCCGTCACCGACGAGCGCTTCGCGTACTACCTCGGTATCAACAACGTGTTCGGACTGATCGGAGCGTTCGGTGCCCAGCAGCTCGCGGACGAACAGATGCTCCTCGCCGCCTTCCGCCGGTTCCTGGCAGCGGCAACCGGGCTGGGCTCCCCGCTTCCCGCACATCTGCTGGAGACACCGCGGCTGCGCTGCAAGGCCAACATGCTGACCAGGCTGCACGGCCTCGACGAACTCGTCGGTCCCGTCGACACCCAGTCCGTCTACGTCACCGTCGCCAACCCCCTCCGAGGCTGA
- a CDS encoding serine protease: MRLIRPAATARRGGRARRPSPVLATAAVAAVLALTATACGPDDDGASAEPSGSSAGQTSDNKITVPDDVKDRLKEHGIDLDQWKNGDWKNWDKDKWLREAKDFVNPIIAGLWDPDRMRDADKSPEKPVDNDISGDEGVTDPTPAPVRAVGVKTPFHANAAESGKLFFDGPEGSMVCSATVVKDPAHPGKSNMVWTAGHCVHAGKKGGWYRNIAFVPSYNDSGLSADELRNNPPKEKVAPYGVWWGAWAQTSDQWIDQGASVGGLGAPYDFAVLHVTPEKGSDGKSLEETVGSALPVDFNAPAVPKIADMTATGFPAAPPYDGQQLFQCKDKPGRLSLTKDDPTMYRIGCSMTGGSSGGGWVAAGQDGKPALVSNTSIGPVTAGWLAGPRLGKEAKGVYDSVSKKYAGQ, translated from the coding sequence ATGCGACTCATTCGACCAGCAGCCACCGCACGCCGTGGGGGGCGCGCCCGCCGCCCCTCTCCCGTGCTCGCGACGGCGGCGGTCGCCGCCGTCCTCGCACTCACCGCGACCGCCTGCGGGCCGGACGACGACGGTGCGAGCGCCGAGCCGAGCGGCAGCTCCGCCGGACAGACGTCGGACAACAAGATCACCGTCCCGGACGATGTGAAGGACCGGCTCAAGGAGCACGGGATCGACCTCGACCAGTGGAAGAACGGCGACTGGAAGAACTGGGACAAGGACAAGTGGCTCCGTGAGGCCAAGGACTTCGTCAATCCGATCATCGCGGGCCTCTGGGACCCGGACCGGATGCGGGACGCCGACAAGTCGCCCGAGAAGCCCGTCGACAACGACATCTCCGGTGACGAGGGAGTGACCGACCCGACCCCGGCGCCGGTCCGGGCCGTGGGCGTGAAGACGCCGTTCCACGCCAACGCCGCCGAGTCCGGGAAGCTGTTCTTCGACGGCCCCGAGGGCTCCATGGTCTGTTCGGCGACCGTGGTGAAGGACCCGGCACACCCCGGCAAGTCCAACATGGTGTGGACCGCCGGCCACTGTGTCCACGCCGGCAAGAAGGGCGGCTGGTACCGCAACATCGCCTTCGTGCCGTCCTACAACGACAGCGGCCTGTCCGCGGACGAGCTCCGCAACAACCCGCCCAAGGAGAAGGTCGCCCCGTACGGCGTGTGGTGGGGCGCGTGGGCGCAGACTTCCGACCAGTGGATCGACCAGGGTGCCTCGGTCGGCGGGCTGGGCGCTCCGTACGACTTCGCGGTGCTGCACGTGACGCCGGAGAAGGGCTCGGACGGAAAGTCCCTCGAGGAGACGGTCGGTTCGGCGCTGCCGGTCGACTTCAACGCCCCGGCCGTGCCGAAGATCGCCGACATGACGGCCACCGGCTTCCCCGCCGCCCCGCCGTACGACGGCCAGCAGCTGTTCCAGTGCAAGGACAAGCCGGGCCGGCTCTCGCTCACCAAGGACGACCCGACGATGTACCGCATCGGCTGCTCCATGACCGGCGGTTCCTCCGGTGGCGGTTGGGTCGCCGCGGGCCAGGACGGCAAGCCCGCACTGGTCTCGAACACCTCCATCGGCCCGGTGACGGCCGGCTGGCTGGCCGGACCGCGCCTCGGCAAGGAGGCCAAGGGCGTCTACGACTCGGTCAGCAAGAAGTACGCGGGACAGTGA
- a CDS encoding serine protease codes for MRSIRPLLAATGLVAALALTATACGPSEDKADDKPAATESASTGDGGLSAGLADTLKKHGVDPEKWKDGEWKNWDKDTWLREAKDFVNPVIDGLWKPDRMKSAKDPAKTMSAGDLSGGQGVSDPEPKPVTAEREKTPYHDYAAPVGKVFFDSPEGHMVCSGTVVKDPKNPGRSNLVWTAGHCVHAGSKGGWYRNIVFVPAYNDKGKGAAALQNAQPQEIAPYGAYWADWATTSGEWLADGGPTGGEGAPYDYAVLHVKPENGTKSLEETVGNALAVDFDAPEAKQISAMGAWGYPAAPPYNGLIMHKCVDRPGRLSISPSTPTMYRIGCTMTGGSSGGGWFSEGDDGKLALVSNTSIGPVTSGWLAGPHLGQGAEQIFTMMSDKFAGR; via the coding sequence ATGCGATCCATACGTCCGCTGCTGGCGGCCACCGGACTCGTCGCCGCACTGGCGCTGACAGCAACGGCCTGCGGTCCGAGCGAGGACAAGGCTGACGACAAGCCCGCCGCCACCGAGTCCGCGAGTACCGGGGACGGCGGCCTGTCCGCCGGTCTGGCCGACACGCTGAAGAAGCACGGTGTCGACCCGGAGAAGTGGAAGGACGGCGAGTGGAAGAACTGGGACAAGGACACGTGGCTGCGTGAGGCCAAGGACTTCGTGAACCCGGTCATCGACGGGCTGTGGAAGCCCGACCGGATGAAGTCCGCCAAGGACCCGGCCAAGACCATGTCCGCCGGTGACCTCTCCGGTGGCCAGGGCGTCAGCGACCCCGAGCCGAAGCCGGTCACCGCCGAGCGCGAGAAGACGCCGTACCACGACTACGCGGCCCCGGTCGGCAAGGTCTTCTTCGACTCCCCCGAGGGCCACATGGTCTGCTCGGGCACGGTCGTGAAGGACCCGAAGAACCCGGGCAGGTCCAATCTGGTGTGGACCGCCGGCCACTGCGTCCACGCCGGCTCGAAGGGCGGCTGGTACCGCAACATCGTCTTCGTCCCCGCGTACAACGACAAGGGCAAGGGCGCCGCCGCCCTGCAGAACGCGCAGCCCCAGGAGATCGCCCCGTACGGCGCCTACTGGGCCGACTGGGCCACCACCTCGGGCGAGTGGCTGGCCGACGGCGGCCCCACCGGCGGTGAGGGCGCGCCGTACGACTACGCGGTGCTGCACGTGAAGCCGGAGAACGGCACCAAGTCCCTGGAGGAGACCGTGGGCAACGCCCTCGCGGTCGACTTCGACGCCCCCGAGGCCAAGCAGATCAGCGCGATGGGCGCCTGGGGCTACCCGGCGGCCCCGCCCTACAACGGCCTGATCATGCACAAGTGCGTCGACCGTCCCGGCCGGCTCTCCATCAGCCCCAGCACCCCCACCATGTACCGCATCGGCTGCACCATGACCGGCGGTTCGTCCGGCGGCGGCTGGTTCAGCGAGGGCGATGACGGCAAGCTGGCGCTGGTCTCCAACACCTCCATCGGCCCGGTGACCTCGGGCTGGCTGGCCGGACCCCACCTGGGCCAGGGCGCCGAGCAGATCTTCACGATGATGAGCGACAAGTTCGCCGGTCGGTAA
- a CDS encoding IucA/IucC family siderophore biosynthesis protein, with protein MPTYPASHDSAESPALLSTPELNRAVWDRAAARMLAKMLGEFAYEEVIEPVARTAGGDTYTLVLDDGGSLVFTAGRGVYGSWRVAPDSIREVSTAETEAHALGEPPAAHPAPAATEAPLGNPFRDPLLFLARARRLLGIDGATLGHLVRELTTTLTADARLDHSALTVFELAGLDYAELEGHQTGHPWIVANKGRLGFSATDASLFTPEARKPVRLPWIAVSSRIAAYRGVNSLATAEQLYATELDPAVRESFAAALRTRGLAPDDYYCLPVHPWQWDEWIVPLFAPAIAAGDIVPLHADPDLRLPQQSIRTFANLERPDRHTVKLPLSILNTLVWRGLPTERTLAAPAVTGWVQGLRDNDPFLRDTCGVILLGEVASVTVEHPLYDHLPETPYQFKEILGAIWREPLLPRLAPGERARTLASLLLTDPQGRAFTAELVARSGLTPTAWLSRLFAALLPPLLHFLYRYGTVFSPHGENAIVVFDGQDVPVRLAIKDFVDDVNISARPLPEHDSMPDDVRRVLLTEEPGFLTQFIHSGLFTGVFRFLSPLCEEQLGVPETEFWSLVRAEILRHHARFPELKERFEMFDMLTPRIERLCLNRNRLHQDGYRDRPERPHAAIHGTVANPLHPSA; from the coding sequence GTGCCCACATATCCCGCGAGCCATGATTCAGCGGAGTCGCCCGCGCTGCTCAGCACTCCAGAACTGAACCGGGCGGTGTGGGACCGAGCCGCCGCCCGGATGCTTGCGAAGATGCTCGGCGAATTCGCCTACGAAGAAGTCATCGAGCCGGTCGCGCGGACCGCCGGGGGCGATACGTACACCCTCGTGCTGGACGACGGCGGCAGCCTGGTCTTCACCGCCGGCCGCGGGGTCTACGGCAGCTGGCGGGTCGCCCCCGACTCGATCCGCGAGGTGAGCACCGCCGAGACCGAGGCGCACGCCCTCGGTGAACCCCCCGCCGCTCATCCAGCGCCCGCCGCGACAGAAGCCCCCCTCGGCAACCCCTTCCGCGACCCGCTGCTCTTCCTCGCCCGCGCCCGGCGACTGCTCGGGATCGACGGCGCCACGCTCGGGCACCTGGTCCGCGAGCTCACCACCACGCTCACCGCCGACGCCCGCCTCGATCACAGCGCGCTCACCGTCTTTGAACTGGCCGGCCTCGACTACGCCGAACTCGAAGGACACCAGACCGGCCACCCCTGGATCGTCGCGAACAAAGGGCGCCTCGGATTCTCCGCCACCGACGCGTCCCTCTTCACTCCCGAGGCTCGCAAGCCGGTCAGGCTGCCGTGGATCGCGGTCTCCTCCCGGATCGCCGCCTACCGGGGCGTGAACTCCCTCGCCACCGCCGAGCAGCTCTACGCCACGGAGCTCGACCCGGCGGTCCGCGAGTCCTTCGCGGCGGCCCTGCGCACCCGGGGCCTCGCCCCCGACGACTACTACTGTCTGCCCGTCCATCCCTGGCAGTGGGACGAATGGATCGTGCCGCTGTTCGCCCCGGCCATCGCCGCGGGCGACATCGTCCCCCTGCACGCCGACCCGGACCTGCGGCTGCCCCAGCAGTCCATCCGTACCTTCGCCAACCTGGAACGGCCCGACCGCCACACCGTCAAGCTGCCGCTGTCGATCCTCAACACACTGGTCTGGCGCGGACTCCCGACCGAACGCACCCTCGCCGCCCCCGCCGTCACCGGCTGGGTCCAGGGACTGCGCGACAACGACCCCTTCCTGCGTGACACCTGCGGCGTCATCCTGCTGGGAGAGGTGGCGTCGGTCACGGTCGAGCACCCGCTGTACGACCACCTCCCCGAGACTCCGTACCAGTTCAAGGAGATCCTCGGCGCGATCTGGCGCGAACCGCTCCTCCCGCGGCTGGCGCCCGGCGAGCGCGCCCGCACCCTCGCCTCGCTGCTGCTCACCGACCCGCAGGGCCGCGCCTTCACCGCCGAGCTGGTCGCCCGGTCGGGGCTGACCCCCACCGCGTGGCTGAGCCGGCTGTTCGCGGCGCTGCTCCCGCCGCTGCTGCACTTCCTCTACCGCTACGGCACCGTTTTCTCGCCGCACGGCGAGAACGCCATCGTCGTCTTCGACGGCCAGGACGTCCCTGTCCGGCTGGCGATCAAGGACTTCGTGGACGACGTGAACATCAGTGCCAGACCGCTGCCCGAGCACGACAGCATGCCGGACGACGTGCGCCGTGTCCTGCTGACCGAGGAGCCCGGCTTCCTCACCCAGTTCATCCACTCCGGGCTGTTCACCGGAGTCTTCCGGTTCCTCTCTCCGCTCTGCGAGGAGCAGCTGGGCGTCCCGGAGACCGAATTCTGGTCACTCGTCCGGGCGGAGATCCTGCGCCACCACGCCCGCTTTCCCGAGCTGAAGGAGAGGTTCGAGATGTTCGACATGCTGACGCCGCGCATCGAACGCCTCTGTCTGAACCGCAACCGCCTGCATCAGGACGGATACCGGGACCGGCCCGAGCGACCGCACGCGGCGATCCACGGCACCGTGGCCAACCCGCTCCACCCCTCCGCGTGA